One window from the genome of Musa acuminata AAA Group cultivar baxijiao chromosome BXJ1-4, Cavendish_Baxijiao_AAA, whole genome shotgun sequence encodes:
- the LOC103981987 gene encoding geraniol 8-hydroxylase, producing the protein MESSLWLLLSLGVSVLSLLLLSRAAKRSSKSGGHQLPPGPTPLPVVGNLFELGDKPHRSLARLAKLYSPVMTLRLGRVTTVFVSSPEMAGEILQKNDAVLSSRWIPEAVRVLDQSEASMVWLPPCQRWRKLRRICKTQLFTAERLDSYQSLRREKVQELMQYISDSTSKGLLVHVGHVAFSTTLNLISRTVFSVDLVDLYAESAQEFKQVVEGITEEAGRANLSDYFPLLAKLDPQGIRRRSTKYFKRLHDIFDEQIDRRLHRERDRTTARNDFLDELLEHQVQGDGTKFDRQALKSLFSDIFVAGSDTSSRTVEWAMAELLRNPRTMAKVREEIGRVIGFARAVEEADIGSLPYLQATVKETLRLHPPAPLLLPRLAEATVELHGYEIPEGTRVLINVWAIGRDSSAWTEPEEFLPERFLNSEVDFRGRDLELIPFGAGRRICPGLPLAYRMVHLMLASMLQRFEWRLPEGVEPGDLDMEEKFGLTLIMASPLKAMAVPTKCC; encoded by the exons ATGGAGTCCTCTCTGTGGCTGCTTCTTTCTCTCGGTGTCTccgtcctttctcttcttcttctttctagaGCCGCAAAGAGGTCATCGAAGTCCGGCGGTCACCAGCTTCCACCTGGGCCGACTCCACTTCCAGTTGTCGGCAACCTGTTCGAGCTCGGAGACAAACCCCACCGTTCCCTCGCCCGCCTCGCCAAGCTATATTCCCCAGTCATGACCCTCCGCCTCGGTCGAGTGACCACCGTGTTCGTCTCCTCCCCGGAAATGGCAGGAGAAATCCTGCAGAAGAACGATGCAGTGCTCTCCAGTCGCTGGATCCCAGAAGCTGTTCGCGTGTTGGACCAGAGCGAGGCCTCCATGGTGTGGCTTCCGCCGTGCCAACGATGGCGGAAACTGCGTAGAATCTGTAAAACCCAGCTCTTTACTGCAGAAAGACTCGACAGCTACCAGTCCCTTCGGCGCGAAAAGGTACAGGAACTGATGCAGTACATCTCTGACAGCACGTCCAAGGGCTTGCTGGTTCACGTCGGGCACGTGGCGTTCAGCACCACGCTGAATTTAATTTCTCGCACCGTCTTCTCCGTGGATCTCGTCGATCTCTACGCTGAGTCCGCGCAAGAATTCAAGCAAGTGGTGGAGGGGATCACGGAGGAAGCTGGGCGGGCGAACCTGTCCGATTACTTCCCACTGCTCGCAAAGCTCGACCCGCAGGGCATTCGTCGCCGTTCCACCAAATACTTCAAGAGGCTGCATGACATCTTCGATGAGCAAATAGATCGGCGGCTACACAGGGAACGAGATCGAACCACCGCCCGCAATGATTTCCTGGATGAGCTCCTCGAACACCAAGTGCAGGGAGACGGCACCAAGTTCGATCGACAAGCACTGAAATCTTTATTTTCG GACATATTTGTGGCGGGGAGCGACACGAGCTCGAGAACCGTGGAATGGGCGATGGCGGAGCTGCTTCGTAATCCCCGGACCATGGCGAAAGTGCGTGAGGAGATCGGCCGAGTTATCGGCTTCGCAAGAGCAGTGGAGGAAGCGGACATCGGTTCACTCCCCTACCTGCAAGCCACGGTCAAGGAGACGCTGCGTCTGCACCCACCGGCGCCACTTCTGTTGCCTCGCTTAGCAGAAGCCACCGTGGAGCTGCACGGCTACGAGATACCGGAGGGCACGCGGGTGCTCATCAATGTCTGGGCGATCGGGCGAGACAGCAGCGCGTGGACGGAGCCGGAGGAGTTCTTGCCGGAGAGGTTCTTGAACAGCGAGGTGGACTTCAGGGGCCGCGACTTGGAGCTCATACCGTTCGGAGCGGGACGCCGGATCTGCCCCGGACTGCCATTGGCGTACCGGATGGTGCACCTCATGCTGGCGTCCATGCTGCAGAGGTTCGAGTGGAGGCTGCCGGAAGGGGTAGAGCCAGGGGATTTGGACATGGAGGAGAAGTTTGGACTCACCTTGATCATGGCTTCTCCGCTCAAAGCTATGGCCGTTCCCACTAAATGCTGTTAG